GGGGACGGCTCGGCTTCAAGGGAACGCCGCCCAGGCTCTGGGCCCTGGAAGACTGATGTTCGAGCCGAGGGCCGTCGGCCATGCCGCGAGGCAGGCCCGGCACGAGGCGAGGCCGGATAAGGAGGACTATCCGATGATCGCGCGCTGGCTCTCGCTGGTGGTCCCGTTCACCGCCACGCTTCTCCTTGCCGCAAGCCCCCTCGAAGCGCAGCCGCCCAAATCGGTCACCCTCGGGACCAACCCGCCGGGCACGATCTTCTACACGGTGGCCGGCGGATTGGCGAAGGCCGTCAGCCAGGCAGCTCCGTTTCAAATGGCGCTCCAGCCCTACGCGGGGACGAGCACATTCCTCCCGCTCCTCAACAGCGGCGAGATGGAGTTCGGCGTCGTCAACGCCGTGGACATGGCCCTCACGTACCGCGGGCCCAACTTCAAGATCGGGGGCCGGAACCCCTTCCCCCACAGCCCGAACGTCAGGCTGGTGATGCGGGGCTCCCCGCTTCTGGTTGGTTTGCTCGTGCGCAAGGACTCCCCCATCAAGACCGTCTACGACGTCAAGGGCAAGCGGCTGACCGGCGAGTATCCGGCCCACCTGGCGGTCTGGTACAACATGTTCGGCCACCTGGCCAGCGCCGGGATGACGTGGGACGACGTCAAGGTGGTCCCGGTACCGGCCGTCAACGATGGCGTGGACGCGCTGGTCCAGGGGCGGGCCGACGTCACCGAGCACGCGGTGAACTCGGCCAAGATCAAGGAGGCGGATGCCGCCGTCGGGATCCGTCACATCCCCATCGACTGCTCGCCGGCAGGCGAGGTGCGCCTCCGCAAGGCCGTGCCCGGCTACTATCCCCGGATCATCAAGGCCGGCAAGGCGACCGCAGTCGTCGAGGACACCTGTTTCATCGCCTACGACATCTATCTCGCCGCCGGCAAGAACGTTCCCGACGCGGTGGTCGAGGCGACGGTGAAGGCGATCTGGGAGAACGTGGACAAGCTCCCGCCGCTTCATCCGATCTTCAGGGAGTGGACCCGGGAGCGCGCCGTGACCGCCGATATCACGATCCCTTACCATCCCGGCGCGATCCGCTTCTACAAGGAGCTCGGCGTCTGGAAACCCGAGCTGGATCAGGTCCAGCAGAAGCTCCTCTCGCTGAATCCGTAGTGACGCGGAAGGCCGTCCTACCCTGAACGTCGCGCCTCAGGGCGCCGAAACGAGGAGCCGAGTATGAGGCTCAGAAGGGTCGGACTCATCGCCACCCTCGCCCTCGGTCTCCTCTTGGCGCCACTCGCAGCCGACGCGCAGGCGCCCGCGAAAGTTGCCCGGCTAGGTCATCTTGGGCACGGCCTTGAGTCCGGTTTGATCGAGGCATTCCGTGAAGGTCTCCGCGAGTTCGGCTACATCGAGGGCCAGAACATCGCCTTTGAGTACCGATATGCGGAGGGGCGAGTAGAACGGCTCGCCGAGCTTGCGGCCGAGCTCGTCCGTCTCAAGGTTGACGTCATCGTGTCGAACGGCACGCCGGCGACCCGGGCTGCCAAGCAAGCGACCAGCACGATCCCCATCGTCATGGTAGGGGTGGGGCTCGACCCGGTTGAGATCGGGCTCGTGGCCAGCCTCGCGCGGCCGGGTGGAAACGTCACGGGGGTGGCGGCCCTTGGCACAGAGTTATGGGGGAAGCGGCTAGAGCTGCTCAAGGAGACGTTTCCCAGGATCTCCCGCGTAGCTGTTCTCTGGAATCCGACCAATCCGGGCAATGCGCTCGCCTTGAGGGAAATGAAGGCCGTGGCTCCGGCGGCCGGTGTCAGACTACAACCCTTGGAGGTGCGAGATGCGAGCGACTTCGAGCGCGCATTCGCCGAGATTATCAAGGAGAATCCCGGCGCGCTCATCCCGATTTGGGACGCCTTCCTCCTCAGTCACGCACGAC
This sequence is a window from Candidatus Rokuibacteriota bacterium. Protein-coding genes within it:
- a CDS encoding TAXI family TRAP transporter solute-binding subunit; translation: MIARWLSLVVPFTATLLLAASPLEAQPPKSVTLGTNPPGTIFYTVAGGLAKAVSQAAPFQMALQPYAGTSTFLPLLNSGEMEFGVVNAVDMALTYRGPNFKIGGRNPFPHSPNVRLVMRGSPLLVGLLVRKDSPIKTVYDVKGKRLTGEYPAHLAVWYNMFGHLASAGMTWDDVKVVPVPAVNDGVDALVQGRADVTEHAVNSAKIKEADAAVGIRHIPIDCSPAGEVRLRKAVPGYYPRIIKAGKATAVVEDTCFIAYDIYLAAGKNVPDAVVEATVKAIWENVDKLPPLHPIFREWTRERAVTADITIPYHPGAIRFYKELGVWKPELDQVQQKLLSLNP
- a CDS encoding ABC transporter substrate-binding protein, with product MRLRRVGLIATLALGLLLAPLAADAQAPAKVARLGHLGHGLESGLIEAFREGLREFGYIEGQNIAFEYRYAEGRVERLAELAAELVRLKVDVIVSNGTPATRAAKQATSTIPIVMVGVGLDPVEIGLVASLARPGGNVTGVAALGTELWGKRLELLKETFPRISRVAVLWNPTNPGNALALREMKAVAPAAGVRLQPLEVRDASDFERAFAEIIKENPGALIPIWDAFLLSHARRIADFAVKRRLPTLAPIKEYVDAGALMSYGASIPGQWRRAAYYVDRILKGTKPADLPVEQPTRFELVINLKTARALGLTIPQSILLRADQLIQ